A single region of the Lotus japonicus ecotype B-129 chromosome 4, LjGifu_v1.2 genome encodes:
- the LOC130710465 gene encoding probable xyloglucan endotransglucosylase/hydrolase protein 23: protein MAFPHVSVLSLLVLSSFMVASAGNFYQDFDITWGDGRAKILNNGDLLTLNFDKASGSGFQSRNEYLFGKIDMQLKLVPGNSAGTVTAYYLSSKGSNWDEIDFEFLGNLSGDPYILHTNVFSQGKGNREQQFYLWFDPTADFHTYSILWNPQRIVFSVDGTPIREFKNMESKGVPFPKDQPMRIYSSLWNADDWATRGGVVKTDWSQAPFTASYRNFNANNACVRSTGSGTSSCNSNSASSNAWLSQELDSTSHDRLSWVQKNYMIYNYCSDTKRFPQGLPTECITS from the exons ATGGCATTTCCTCATGTTTCAGTGCTTTCTCTATTGGTATTGTCCTCTTTCATGGTGGCATCTGCTGGCAACTTCTACCAGGATTTCGACATTACTTGGGGAGATGGTCGTGCCAAGATACTCAACAATGGTGACCTTCTCACTCTCAATTTTGACAAAGCCTCTGGGTCTGGCTTCCAGTCCAGAAATGAATATCTGTTTGGCAAGATTGACATGCAGCTCAAGCTTGTACCTGGAAACTCTGCAGGCACTGTCACTGCCTACTAT TTGTCTTCAAAAGGTTCAAATTGGGATGAAATTGACTTTGAATTCTTGGGGAATCTGAGTGGAGACCCTTACATTCTTCACACCAATGTGTTCAGCCAGGGCAAAGGCAACAGGGAGCAACAATTCTATCTCTGGTTCGACCCAACTGCAGATTTCCACACTTATTCCATTCTCTGGAATCCTCAACGCATTGT ATTTTCAGTAGATGGAACCCCAATCAGAGAATTTAAGAACATGGAATCAAAGGGAGTTCCATTTCCAAAAGATCAGCCAATGAGGATATACTCGAGTCTCTGGAATGCTGATGACTGGGCAACAAGAGGTGGTGTTGTGAAGACAGATTGGAGCCAAGCTCCTTTCACTGCATCATATAGAAATTTCAATGCCAATAATGCTTGTGTTCGTTCAACTGGGTCAGGAACATCATCTTGCAATTCGAACTCTGCCTCATCCAATGCGTGGCTGTCACAAGAGTTGGATTCAACAAGTCATGACAGATTGAGTTGGGTGCAGAAGAATTACATGATTTACAATTATTGCAGTGACACCAAGAGGTTTCCTCAGGGACTTCCCACAGAGTGCATAACATCTTAA
- the LOC130714986 gene encoding probable xyloglucan endotransglucosylase/hydrolase protein 23, protein MAFPHVTVLSLLLLSSFMVASAGNFYQDFDITWGDGRAKIANNGDLLTLNLDKASGSGFQSRNEYLFGQIDMQLKLVPGNSAGTVTAYYLSSKGSNWDEIDFEFLGNLSGDPYILHTNVFSQGKGNREQQFYLWFDPTADFHTYSILWNPQRIVFSVDGTPIREFKNMESKGVPFPKDQPMRIYSSLWNADDWATRGGVVKTDWSQAPFTASYRNFNANACVRSTGSGTSSCSSNSASSNGWLSQELDSTSQDRLLWVQKNYMIYNYCSDAKRFPQGLPTECKTS, encoded by the exons ATGGCATTTCCTCATGTTACTGTGCTTTCTCTATTGCTATTGTCCTCTTTCATGGTAGCATCTGCTGGTAACTTCTACCAGGATTTTGACATTACTTGGGGAGATGGTCGTGCCAAGATTGCCAACAATGGCGACCTTCTCACTCTCAATCTTGACAAAGCCTCTGGCTCCGGCTTCCAGTCTAGAAATGAGTATCTCTTTGGCCAGATTGACATGCAGCTCAAGCTTGTTCCTGGAAACTCTGCAGGCACTGTCACTGCCTACTAT TTGTCATCAAAAGGATCAAATTGGGATGAAATTGACTTCGAATTCTTGGGGAATTTGAGTGGAGACCCTTACATTCTTCACACCAATGTGTTCAGCCAAGGCAAAGGCAACAGAGAGCAACAGTTCTATCTCTGGTTTGACCCAACTGCAGATTTCCACACATACTCCATTCTTTGGAATCCTCAACGCATTGT ATTCTCAGTGGATGGAACCCCAATCAGAGAATTTAAGAACATGGAATCAAAGGGAGTTCCATTTCCAAAAGATCAACCAATGAGGATATACTCAAGCTTGTGGAACGCTGATGACTGGGCAACAAGAGGTGGTGTTGTGAAGACAGATTGGAGCCAAGCTCCTTTCACCGCATCATACAGAAATTTCAATGCCAATGCCTGTGTTCGTTCAACTGGGTCAGGAACATCTTCTTGCAGTTCAAACTCTGCCTCATCCAATGGGTGGTTGTCACAAGAGTTGGATTCTACTAGTCAAGATAGGTTGCTCTGGGTGCAGAAGAACTACATGATATACAATTATTGCAGTGACGCCAAGAGGTTTCCTCAAGGGCTTCCCACAGAGTGCAAAACATCTTAA